A DNA window from Bacteroidales bacterium contains the following coding sequences:
- a CDS encoding phosphatase PAP2 family protein: MLETLLDLDTRLFLFLNSLHSPTWDTIMWYISDKEFWYPFYGILIFVMIWRYKWNAIATLLFIALLITLSDQISVKGFKEVFERFRPTHNPEIGDMVHTVRGYRGGTFGFVSSHAANTFAMALFTSKLFKNRYY; this comes from the coding sequence ATGCTGGAAACATTGCTAGATCTCGATACCCGACTTTTTCTCTTTCTCAACAGCCTCCACTCCCCTACATGGGATACCATCATGTGGTATATCAGCGACAAGGAATTCTGGTATCCGTTTTACGGGATATTGATTTTTGTTATGATATGGCGCTATAAATGGAATGCCATTGCAACGCTTCTGTTTATCGCTTTGCTGATCACCCTTTCCGATCAGATATCGGTTAAAGGATTCAAGGAAGTATTTGAGAGATTCCGGCCCACCCACAACCCTGAAATAGGCGATATGGTTCATACTGTCAGAGGATACAGAGGCGGAACCTTTGGTTTTGTCTCCTCGCATGCGGCCAATACTTTTGCCATGGCGCTATTCACATCAAAACTATTCAAAAACAGGTATTAC
- the obgE gene encoding GTPase ObgE, which translates to MEKSNFVDFVKIYMRSGKGGAGSVHFRREKFVPKGGPDGGDGGRGGHIILRGSSQLWTLLHLKYNKHIIAENGRPGGGSQSTGASGKDRIIEVPLGTVAKKADSSEKICEVVKDGEEKILLEGGKGGLGNAHFKSPTNQTPRTAQPGEEGQEGWYILELKILADVGLVGYPNAGKSTLLSSISAAKPKIADYPFTTLEPNLGLIKYREDKSFVMADIPGIIENAHQGKGLGLRFLRHIERNSVLLFMVPSDSKNIREEYNTLFNELKQYNPELLDKQRILAISKSDLLDRELMELMEQDLPDLPYVFISSVTNYGISRMKDLIWEAINQ; encoded by the coding sequence ATGGAGAAATCCAATTTTGTAGACTTCGTTAAAATTTATATGCGCTCAGGGAAGGGTGGCGCAGGATCGGTACATTTTCGCCGCGAAAAGTTTGTACCCAAGGGAGGTCCGGACGGCGGTGACGGCGGCAGAGGAGGGCACATTATTCTTAGGGGCAGCAGCCAGTTATGGACCCTTCTGCACTTGAAATACAACAAACACATCATTGCTGAAAACGGCCGGCCCGGAGGCGGATCGCAAAGCACCGGTGCAAGCGGTAAGGACAGAATTATCGAAGTGCCCCTGGGAACCGTTGCCAAAAAAGCGGATAGCAGCGAAAAAATCTGCGAGGTGGTTAAAGACGGGGAGGAGAAAATTCTCCTGGAAGGAGGCAAAGGAGGATTGGGCAATGCCCATTTTAAATCACCCACCAACCAGACACCCCGTACAGCACAGCCGGGAGAGGAAGGGCAGGAAGGCTGGTATATACTGGAACTGAAAATACTTGCCGACGTTGGCCTGGTAGGATATCCCAACGCAGGAAAATCCACGCTTCTTTCAAGCATATCGGCTGCCAAACCAAAAATTGCCGATTATCCATTTACTACACTCGAACCCAACCTGGGCCTTATTAAATATCGTGAGGACAAATCATTTGTGATGGCGGATATTCCCGGGATCATTGAAAACGCTCATCAGGGAAAAGGGCTGGGGCTGCGTTTTCTGCGCCATATTGAAAGAAACTCGGTGCTCCTGTTTATGGTTCCTTCGGACAGTAAGAATATCCGTGAAGAATACAACACCCTCTTCAATGAACTCAAACAATACAATCCCGAATTACTGGATAAACAAAGAATCCTCGCTATTTCCAAGTCGGATCTTCTGGACCGGGAACTCATGGAGCTAATGGAACAGGATCTTCCCGACCTCCCTTACGTATTTATTTCATCGGTTACCAACTATGGGATCAGCCGTATGAAAGACCTTATATGGGAAGCAATCAATCAATAA